Proteins found in one Hypericibacter terrae genomic segment:
- a CDS encoding sugar ABC transporter substrate-binding protein, with product MTWKRKLIGGLAGLIAAGFVFVGVADHAQADTKKFKIYLSLSYSGNSWQSEAANIVKALAATPPYDQMVELKEVISGTEVSAQISAYESMIADGADGIISFPVSPTGLNRTIHKGCEKGVLFFMYDGTVTEPCAYNVSYITAGFGENTAQALVNMLGGKGNIFLSRGVPGNSVDKRHYDGAMAIFKKYPGIKVVDEYYGMWDDQTTQSETAKALAAHPDVDGIWAQAGEDGVIKALLATGNKKLIPVTGENSNGFRLAIANPDLQARGLQGTSSGSPPATSGYAFKLMMELLTKKRTLDTHNIQYPLPWVPADQVKLCPGDKFENGCNTFPEGKVPDSFVTEVFEANLLPELSLETALKGEPTPGATIQPLPATVEAAPDEPGINCQKCQPAANLYHLTKIEPTVQATN from the coding sequence ATGACGTGGAAACGGAAACTCATCGGCGGCCTGGCCGGCCTGATCGCGGCCGGCTTCGTCTTCGTCGGCGTGGCGGACCATGCGCAAGCCGATACGAAGAAGTTCAAGATCTATCTGAGCCTGAGCTACAGCGGTAACTCCTGGCAGAGCGAAGCCGCGAATATCGTCAAGGCCCTCGCCGCGACTCCGCCTTACGACCAGATGGTCGAGCTCAAGGAAGTGATCTCAGGCACCGAGGTGTCGGCGCAGATCTCGGCCTATGAGAGCATGATCGCCGACGGCGCCGACGGCATCATCAGCTTCCCGGTGTCGCCGACCGGCCTGAACCGCACCATCCATAAGGGCTGCGAGAAGGGCGTGCTGTTCTTCATGTATGACGGCACGGTCACGGAACCCTGCGCCTACAATGTCAGCTACATCACCGCCGGCTTCGGCGAGAACACCGCGCAAGCCCTCGTCAACATGCTGGGCGGCAAAGGCAACATCTTCCTGAGCCGCGGCGTGCCCGGCAACTCGGTCGACAAGCGCCACTATGACGGCGCGATGGCGATCTTCAAGAAATACCCGGGCATCAAGGTCGTCGACGAGTATTACGGCATGTGGGATGACCAGACCACCCAGTCCGAGACGGCCAAGGCTCTGGCGGCTCACCCGGACGTCGACGGCATCTGGGCGCAGGCGGGCGAAGACGGCGTCATCAAGGCGCTGCTGGCCACCGGCAACAAGAAGCTGATCCCGGTCACGGGCGAAAACTCCAACGGTTTCCGCCTGGCGATCGCCAATCCGGACCTGCAGGCGCGCGGTCTGCAGGGCACGTCCTCGGGCTCGCCGCCGGCGACCTCGGGCTATGCCTTCAAGCTGATGATGGAGCTGCTGACCAAGAAGCGGACCCTGGACACCCACAACATCCAGTATCCGCTGCCCTGGGTTCCGGCCGATCAGGTGAAGCTCTGCCCCGGCGACAAGTTCGAGAATGGCTGCAACACCTTCCCCGAAGGCAAGGTTCCTGATTCCTTCGTGACCGAGGTGTTCGAGGCCAACCTGTTGCCCGAGCTCTCGCTGGAGACTGCGCTCAAGGGTGAGCCCACCCCTGGTGCCACCATCCAGCCTCTGCCGGCGACGGTCGAGGCGGCGCCCGACGAGCCTGGCATCAACTGTCAGAAATGCCAGCCGGCGGCGAATCTCTACCACCTGACCAAGATCGAGCCGACGGTGCAGGCGACGAATTGA
- a CDS encoding sugar ABC transporter ATP-binding protein: protein MNPPASPADIVLAVRDATKAYGATVALAGVSLSVARGEAHALLGENGAGKSTLVKILSGVVEPDGGSVTLEGQPFRPRSLTMARALGVSTAFQELSLLPNLTVAANLMLPSPPRNAFGLVSARRSIARAREILGAYGASDIAPTALVGTLSLAEKQRVEIVRAVSRRPRLLILDEPTAALAEPEWLFSLIDRLRGEGCAILYISHRLSEVRRLCRQGTILRNGRSIATVDLTATRDSEIFRMMVGTAPEGASRKAAAKLAGPVALRAAGLTCRNIRGVSFDLHQGEILGVAALEGQGQRDLFRALVGIERIEGGGIEVAGKPVRLHSPADALRCGPGIAFVPEERKTEGVFLGMSTSANISLSIIDRLGHLGLVDRAQERAGVGAQAQVVDLPERYLDARLSVLSGGNQQKALIGRVLLSGAQILAMFDPTRGVDVGTKQVIYGAIRRFAGQGGSVLIYSTEIPELVSLCDRCLVIYRGSVIGVLDRAAFSEQALVALATGHAAEAAE from the coding sequence ATGAACCCGCCCGCGAGCCCGGCCGATATCGTGCTGGCGGTGCGCGACGCGACCAAGGCCTATGGCGCGACGGTGGCGCTGGCCGGCGTGTCGCTCTCCGTCGCTCGCGGCGAGGCCCATGCGCTGCTCGGGGAAAATGGTGCCGGCAAATCCACGCTGGTGAAGATTCTGAGCGGCGTGGTCGAGCCCGACGGCGGCAGCGTGACCCTCGAAGGCCAGCCCTTCCGTCCGCGCAGCCTGACGATGGCCCGGGCGCTCGGCGTCTCGACGGCCTTCCAGGAGTTGAGCCTGCTGCCGAATCTGACGGTGGCGGCCAACCTGATGCTGCCCTCGCCGCCGCGCAACGCGTTCGGCCTCGTGTCCGCACGTCGATCGATCGCCAGGGCGCGGGAAATTCTCGGCGCCTATGGGGCCTCGGACATCGCGCCCACGGCGCTGGTCGGCACGCTGTCGCTGGCCGAGAAACAGCGGGTGGAGATCGTGCGCGCCGTCAGCCGGCGGCCGCGCCTTCTGATCCTCGACGAACCGACCGCGGCGCTGGCGGAGCCGGAATGGCTCTTTTCCCTGATCGACCGGTTGCGGGGCGAAGGCTGCGCCATCCTCTATATCTCGCATCGCCTCTCGGAAGTGCGTCGCCTCTGCCGGCAGGGCACGATCCTGCGCAATGGCCGCAGCATCGCCACGGTCGACCTGACGGCCACGCGCGATTCCGAGATCTTCCGGATGATGGTTGGCACGGCACCCGAGGGTGCGAGCCGGAAGGCCGCCGCCAAGCTGGCGGGGCCGGTGGCCCTGCGCGCCGCGGGCCTCACCTGCCGCAACATTCGCGGCGTCAGCTTCGATCTGCATCAGGGCGAGATCCTGGGAGTCGCGGCGCTCGAGGGACAGGGCCAGCGCGATCTCTTTCGCGCCCTGGTCGGCATCGAGCGGATCGAGGGCGGCGGGATCGAGGTGGCCGGAAAGCCGGTTCGGCTGCACTCGCCGGCCGACGCCTTGCGCTGCGGTCCGGGCATCGCCTTCGTGCCCGAAGAGCGCAAGACCGAGGGCGTGTTCCTCGGCATGAGCACCAGCGCCAACATCTCGCTGTCGATCATCGACCGGCTGGGACATCTCGGATTGGTCGACCGGGCCCAGGAGCGCGCCGGCGTCGGGGCCCAGGCGCAGGTCGTGGATCTGCCGGAACGATATCTCGATGCGCGCCTCTCGGTGCTCTCGGGCGGCAACCAGCAGAAGGCCCTGATCGGCCGCGTCCTGCTGTCGGGTGCGCAGATCCTCGCCATGTTCGATCCGACCCGCGGCGTCGATGTGGGAACCAAGCAGGTGATCTACGGCGCGATCCGGCGCTTCGCCGGGCAGGGTGGCTCGGTCCTGATCTACTCGACCGAGATTCCCGAGCTGGTCAGCCTCTGCGACCGCTGCCTGGTGATCTATCGCGGCTCGGTGATCGGCGTGCTCGATCGCGCCGCCTTCTCGGAGCAGGCGCTGGTGGCGCTGGCGACCGGTCATGCCGCCGAGGCTGCGGAGTAG
- the hisD gene encoding histidinol dehydrogenase, which translates to MIRQIKTGISDAEKHDADVKVRQTVETILEDVAKRGDVAVRELSAKFDKWEPKEFRLTKAEIQALIDSLPAQTIADIKFAQAQIRRFAEAQLSTMGEIEIETIPGVRLGQKNIPVSSVGCYVPGGRYPMVASAHMSVLTARVAGVKRVIACTPPLNGKPPAATIAAMALAGADEIYVMGGVQAVAAMALGTGSIAPVDMLVGPGNAYVAEAKRQLFGRVGIDLLAGPTETLIIADDSADVEMCATDLLGQAEHGPTSPAILLTTSPKLASGIEAELQRQLKTLPTADVASVAWRDYGQVILCDSEDELVAEADRIASEHVQVLTRNPQYFLDRMANYGALFLGKETNVAYGDKVIGTNHTLPTKRAARYTGGLWVGKFIKTVTYQRCDEQASVVIGEYCSRLCAIENFSGHQAQADLRVRRYSGKNAAE; encoded by the coding sequence ATGATTCGGCAGATCAAGACCGGAATCAGCGACGCCGAGAAGCATGATGCCGACGTCAAGGTCCGGCAGACGGTCGAGACGATTCTGGAGGACGTGGCCAAGCGCGGCGACGTCGCTGTGCGGGAACTCTCCGCCAAGTTCGACAAATGGGAGCCGAAGGAATTTCGCCTGACCAAGGCGGAGATCCAGGCGCTGATCGACAGCTTGCCGGCGCAGACGATCGCGGACATCAAGTTCGCGCAGGCGCAGATCCGGCGCTTCGCGGAGGCCCAGCTCTCCACGATGGGCGAGATCGAGATCGAGACCATTCCCGGCGTGCGTCTGGGCCAGAAGAACATTCCGGTCAGCAGCGTCGGTTGCTATGTGCCGGGCGGCCGCTACCCGATGGTGGCCTCGGCCCATATGAGCGTGCTGACCGCGCGCGTCGCGGGCGTCAAGCGGGTCATCGCCTGCACGCCGCCCTTGAACGGCAAGCCGCCGGCGGCGACGATCGCCGCCATGGCGCTGGCGGGCGCCGACGAGATCTATGTGATGGGCGGGGTCCAGGCAGTGGCGGCCATGGCGCTCGGCACCGGCTCGATCGCGCCGGTCGACATGCTGGTCGGGCCCGGCAACGCCTATGTGGCGGAGGCGAAACGGCAGCTCTTCGGACGTGTCGGCATCGATCTGCTGGCCGGTCCGACCGAGACGCTGATCATCGCCGACGACAGCGCCGACGTGGAAATGTGCGCGACCGACCTGCTCGGCCAGGCCGAGCATGGCCCGACCTCGCCGGCCATCCTGCTGACGACCTCGCCCAAGCTCGCCAGCGGGATCGAGGCGGAGCTGCAGCGGCAATTGAAGACGCTCCCCACGGCCGACGTCGCCAGCGTGGCCTGGCGCGACTATGGCCAGGTCATTCTTTGCGACAGCGAGGACGAACTGGTCGCGGAAGCCGACAGGATCGCGTCGGAGCATGTCCAGGTGCTCACGCGCAATCCCCAGTATTTTCTCGACCGCATGGCCAATTATGGCGCGCTCTTCCTCGGCAAGGAGACCAATGTCGCTTATGGCGACAAGGTGATCGGCACCAACCATACCCTGCCGACCAAGCGCGCCGCCCGCTACACCGGCGGCCTCTGGGTGGGCAAGTTCATCAAGACCGTGACCTATCAGCGTTGCGACGAGCAGGCCAGCGTCGTCATCGGCGAGTATTGCTCGCGGCTCTGTGCGATCGAGAACTTCTCCGGCCACCAGGCGCAGGCCGATTTGCGTGTCCGGCGCTATTCGGGGAAGAATGCCGCCGAGTGA
- a CDS encoding TetR family transcriptional regulator produces the protein MPKSITPPDAARPMRERILDAAETLLRRHGPAKTTVSDVARALQMSHANIYRHFESKAALQDAVAERWLDAVSAPLEAFVTKKGPAAKRLEGWVLALAKAKRRKILDDPELFAAYHAVAEAARDVVEHHLATLVRQVTTIIVDGVKQGEFKVKDAAQAARAVLSATVRFHHPHLVRASGGADTDSDIKAVMKLVIAGLKAGAA, from the coding sequence TTGCCTAAATCCATCACCCCACCCGACGCCGCCCGCCCGATGCGCGAGCGCATCCTCGACGCGGCCGAGACGCTGCTGCGCCGTCACGGCCCCGCCAAGACCACGGTCAGCGACGTCGCCCGCGCGCTCCAGATGAGCCACGCCAACATCTACCGCCATTTCGAGAGCAAGGCGGCGCTGCAGGATGCCGTGGCCGAGCGCTGGCTCGACGCGGTCTCCGCACCGCTCGAGGCGTTCGTGACGAAGAAGGGCCCGGCCGCCAAGCGGCTCGAGGGCTGGGTGCTGGCGCTGGCCAAGGCCAAGCGCCGCAAGATCCTGGACGACCCCGAGCTGTTCGCGGCCTATCACGCGGTGGCCGAGGCCGCGCGCGACGTGGTCGAGCATCACCTCGCCACGCTCGTCCGTCAGGTGACGACGATCATCGTCGACGGCGTCAAGCAGGGCGAGTTCAAGGTCAAGGATGCGGCCCAAGCCGCGCGCGCGGTCCTCAGCGCCACGGTGCGCTTCCATCATCCCCATCTGGTCCGCGCCAGCGGCGGCGCCGACACCGATTCCGACATCAAGGCGGTGATGAAGCTGGTGATCGCGGGGTTGAAGGCGGGGGCGGCGTGA
- a CDS encoding ABC transporter permease gives MSATATVRTAPSPTGGLVRQGLGNGTLIVIVIYAVLFAAYAIAQPDAASLSQITEQLNNALPLALAAAGGTFVVLTRGFDLSVAGVVSIANVIMATQVGDGPLGALYGLALVMAVGLVVGAVNGWLTAYVGLQSIASTLGTMIICSGIALVILDAPGGTVPDFVSYDLLDMLWNLVPVTGLIAAVVVGIWLIIQRTGFGIAIYAVGADETAATLGGIDVRRTKFLAYCLAGIFYGLAGYMLSAQTATGNPNAGSPLLLQVFAAIAIGGTSFRGGRGGLVGSMVGAATLMLLQKVLFAAGVSSFYTGLFQGVIMIIAVLIAALSAWFAQAGRR, from the coding sequence ATGAGCGCAACCGCCACCGTCAGGACCGCGCCTTCTCCGACCGGCGGTCTCGTCCGCCAGGGCCTCGGCAACGGCACGCTGATCGTCATCGTCATCTATGCCGTGCTGTTCGCGGCCTATGCGATCGCGCAGCCCGACGCCGCCTCCCTGTCGCAGATCACCGAGCAGCTCAACAATGCCCTGCCGCTGGCGCTGGCGGCGGCCGGCGGCACCTTCGTGGTCCTGACCCGCGGCTTCGACCTGTCGGTCGCCGGCGTGGTGTCGATCGCCAATGTCATCATGGCGACCCAGGTCGGCGACGGGCCGCTGGGCGCGCTCTATGGCCTGGCGCTGGTGATGGCGGTCGGCCTCGTCGTCGGCGCCGTCAATGGCTGGCTCACCGCCTATGTCGGCCTGCAATCGATCGCCTCGACCCTCGGCACCATGATCATCTGCTCGGGGATTGCGCTGGTCATTCTCGATGCGCCCGGCGGCACCGTGCCCGACTTCGTCTCCTACGATCTGCTGGACATGTTGTGGAACCTGGTGCCGGTCACGGGCTTGATCGCCGCTGTCGTCGTCGGCATCTGGCTGATCATCCAGCGGACCGGATTCGGCATCGCCATCTATGCCGTCGGCGCGGACGAGACGGCGGCGACGCTCGGCGGCATCGATGTGCGCCGGACCAAGTTCCTGGCCTATTGCCTCGCCGGCATCTTCTACGGCCTCGCCGGCTACATGCTGAGCGCCCAGACCGCGACCGGCAATCCGAATGCCGGCAGCCCGCTGCTGCTCCAGGTCTTCGCGGCGATCGCGATCGGCGGCACCTCGTTCCGCGGCGGGCGCGGCGGCCTGGTCGGCTCGATGGTCGGGGCGGCGACGCTGATGCTGCTGCAGAAGGTCCTGTTCGCCGCCGGCGTTTCGTCCTTCTACACCGGCCTGTTCCAGGGCGTGATCATGATCATCGCCGTGCTGATCGCGGCGCTCTCGGCCTGGTTCGCGCAGGCGGGGCGCCGATGA
- a CDS encoding ABC transporter permease: MTAFNLKKPIEPEAAMTEPPMEKRSGLRLGGASSETWTTIAVFAISIALILASRVISPAFGGLNMAQAILVLSSFVMIIGFGQGLVILLGGLDLSVASVMTFGGVLTFSWIGASGPALLWGIPAILLVTAFVGMVNGIGVTLLRVPPFIMTLAVGIIVYSLCLGFTQGTPRGQASPLLSALYTGRLFGIPLVIFFMLLAAIVGQLLQSRTPFGRKLYAIGTSDGAAYIAGIGVRRLTIATYAIAGACSGLAGIMMVGYAGGATLTMGQPYLLPSIAAVVVGGTSILGGRGTYLGTVGGAILLTTISTIIGALQMAEGWRTVIYGAVILLALLLMREKLLASLERGLRRKAR; encoded by the coding sequence ATGACGGCCTTCAATCTCAAGAAGCCGATCGAGCCCGAGGCCGCCATGACCGAGCCCCCGATGGAGAAGCGGTCGGGACTCCGGCTTGGCGGGGCCAGCAGCGAGACCTGGACCACGATCGCAGTCTTCGCCATCAGCATCGCGTTGATCCTGGCGTCGCGGGTCATCAGCCCGGCCTTCGGCGGCTTGAACATGGCGCAGGCCATTCTGGTGCTCTCTTCCTTCGTGATGATCATCGGCTTCGGCCAGGGGCTGGTGATCCTGCTCGGCGGGCTGGATCTCTCGGTCGCCTCGGTCATGACCTTCGGCGGCGTCCTGACCTTCAGCTGGATCGGCGCCTCCGGCCCGGCCCTGCTCTGGGGCATTCCTGCGATCCTGCTCGTGACCGCCTTCGTCGGCATGGTCAACGGCATCGGCGTCACCCTGCTGCGGGTGCCGCCCTTCATCATGACGCTCGCGGTCGGCATCATCGTCTACAGCCTCTGCCTCGGCTTTACGCAAGGCACCCCCCGGGGGCAGGCCTCGCCGCTGCTCTCGGCGCTCTATACCGGCCGCCTGTTCGGCATTCCGCTGGTGATTTTCTTCATGCTGCTGGCCGCGATCGTCGGGCAGCTGCTGCAGTCGAGAACGCCCTTCGGCCGCAAGCTCTACGCCATCGGCACCAGCGACGGCGCCGCCTATATCGCCGGGATCGGCGTGCGCCGCCTGACGATCGCGACCTATGCGATCGCCGGCGCCTGCAGCGGGCTCGCCGGCATCATGATGGTGGGCTATGCGGGCGGCGCCACCTTGACGATGGGCCAGCCCTATCTGCTGCCCTCGATCGCCGCGGTCGTCGTCGGCGGCACCTCGATCCTCGGCGGTCGCGGCACCTATCTCGGCACGGTCGGCGGCGCCATCCTCCTCACCACGATCTCCACGATCATCGGCGCGCTGCAGATGGCGGAGGGCTGGCGCACGGTCATTTATGGCGCCGTCATCCTCCTCGCCCTGCTGCTGATGCGCGAGAAGCTGCTGGCCTCGCTGGAGCGCGGCCTTCGGCGCAAGGCCAGGTGA
- a CDS encoding low molecular weight protein tyrosine phosphatase family protein — translation MTRLLFVCGRNRWRSPTAEAVFARYDGIETQSAGIGKDADTPVSAEAIEWADLILVMEPAHKEKLAKAFGPLLRSKRVVVLGIPDEFRFMQPELIALLEERVGRFIDLPGL, via the coding sequence GTGACGCGGCTGCTCTTCGTCTGCGGCCGCAACCGCTGGCGCAGCCCGACAGCCGAGGCCGTCTTCGCGCGCTATGACGGCATCGAGACGCAATCGGCCGGCATCGGCAAGGACGCCGACACGCCGGTCTCGGCCGAGGCGATCGAATGGGCGGACCTCATCCTGGTGATGGAGCCCGCCCACAAGGAGAAGCTCGCCAAGGCGTTTGGCCCGCTCCTACGCTCGAAGCGCGTCGTCGTGCTCGGCATCCCCGACGAGTTCCGCTTCATGCAGCCGGAGCTGATCGCGCTGCTGGAGGAACGGGTCGGGCGCTTCATCGATCTCCCGGGGCTCTGA
- a CDS encoding LacI family DNA-binding transcriptional regulator, which yields MSRGNGSKLRVLDRPKAGPVTAKEVARELGVSQSTISRAFTKDASISADMRLKVMEASERLGYKPNAMARTLITRRSGIVGIVMGDLTNPFYPEVLEVLAKRLQQQNLQTLLFNVPPGQEVDDELPLLLQYQVDAVVITSATISSAMAKSCAARGIPVLLFNRYVPGSGVHAVSCDNYEGARLVARYLAGRGHRKLAYVAGKKDTSTTMDRERGFNDELAALGLTLWGREEATDYTHEQGRETALRLLRGKRRPDAIFFANDIMAIGGLDAMRGELGIRVPEDISVVGFDDIQMAGWPSHSLTTVRQPIGAMVEKTAQLLELSAAGKLPKPRSHLIPGQLIERSSCQNRRK from the coding sequence ATGAGTCGCGGAAACGGCAGCAAGTTGCGGGTGCTCGACAGGCCGAAGGCCGGGCCGGTGACGGCGAAGGAGGTCGCGCGCGAGCTCGGCGTCTCCCAATCGACGATCTCCCGCGCCTTCACCAAGGACGCGAGCATCTCCGCCGATATGCGGCTCAAGGTCATGGAGGCCTCCGAGCGGCTGGGCTACAAGCCCAACGCCATGGCCCGCACCCTGATCACCCGGCGATCGGGCATCGTCGGCATCGTCATGGGCGACCTCACCAACCCGTTCTACCCCGAGGTTCTCGAGGTGCTGGCCAAGAGGCTGCAGCAGCAGAACCTGCAGACCCTACTCTTCAACGTGCCGCCCGGGCAGGAGGTCGACGACGAGCTGCCGCTGCTCCTGCAATACCAGGTCGATGCCGTCGTCATCACCTCGGCCACCATCTCCTCGGCGATGGCGAAATCCTGCGCCGCCCGCGGCATACCGGTGCTGCTCTTCAACCGCTATGTGCCCGGATCGGGCGTGCATGCCGTCTCCTGCGACAACTATGAGGGCGCACGCCTGGTGGCGCGCTACCTGGCCGGGCGCGGGCATCGCAAGCTGGCCTATGTCGCCGGCAAGAAGGACACCAGCACCACCATGGATCGCGAGCGCGGCTTCAACGATGAGCTGGCCGCTCTCGGCCTGACGCTGTGGGGCCGGGAGGAAGCCACGGACTATACGCATGAACAGGGCCGCGAGACGGCGCTGCGGCTGCTGCGCGGCAAGCGCCGGCCCGATGCGATCTTCTTCGCCAACGATATCATGGCGATCGGCGGCCTGGATGCGATGCGCGGCGAGCTCGGGATTCGCGTGCCGGAGGACATCTCGGTGGTCGGGTTCGACGATATCCAGATGGCTGGCTGGCCCTCGCACAGCCTCACCACCGTCCGCCAGCCGATCGGCGCGATGGTGGAGAAGACCGCTCAGCTCCTGGAGCTGTCCGCGGCCGGCAAGCTGCCGAAGCCCCGCTCACACCTCATACCAGGACAGCTGATCGAACGCAGCTCCTGTCAGAACCGGAGAAAATGA
- a CDS encoding methyl-accepting chemotaxis protein: MGTVASAAEELTGSIQEIGQQVARSTQITAAAVRETEETNQRVEGLTIAAEKIGEVVDLITEIASQTNLLALNATIEAARAGDAGKGFAVVAQEVKQLASQTAQATEDITAQVAAIRTATAAAVAGVNGIGKTVREVSEIASAIAAAIEEQSTATKEIAASVMQASAGTTDVTRNVQEVTTVAGETGSSATQVLGAATELSKQAENLNAEMRSFIEVMNRVA; the protein is encoded by the coding sequence GTGGGCACCGTCGCGTCCGCCGCTGAGGAGCTGACCGGCTCGATCCAGGAGATCGGCCAGCAGGTGGCGCGGTCCACCCAGATCACGGCGGCCGCTGTCCGCGAAACCGAGGAGACCAACCAGCGTGTCGAAGGTCTCACCATCGCCGCGGAGAAGATCGGCGAGGTGGTGGATCTGATCACCGAGATCGCGAGCCAGACCAATCTGCTGGCGCTCAACGCCACGATCGAGGCGGCCCGGGCGGGCGACGCCGGCAAGGGTTTCGCCGTGGTCGCGCAGGAAGTGAAGCAACTGGCGAGCCAGACGGCGCAGGCGACGGAGGACATCACCGCGCAGGTGGCCGCCATCCGCACGGCGACGGCCGCGGCCGTGGCCGGTGTCAACGGGATCGGCAAGACGGTGCGCGAGGTGAGCGAGATCGCATCCGCCATCGCGGCCGCGATCGAGGAGCAAAGCACCGCGACGAAGGAGATCGCCGCGAGTGTCATGCAGGCCTCGGCGGGGACCACGGACGTCACCCGGAATGTCCAGGAAGTCACGACGGTTGCCGGCGAAACCGGCTCCTCCGCAACGCAAGTGCTGGGGGCCGCGACCGAGCTCTCCAAGCAGGCGGAGAACCTGAATGCCGAAATGCGATCCTTCATCGAGGTCATGAACCGCGTCGCCTGA
- a CDS encoding 3-hydroxyacyl-CoA dehydrogenase, with product MTGPIAIVGCGLVGRAWAIVFARAGRDVRLFDSVPGAADAARRQIARDLSSLARQRLMDRPETVLERIAVAKSLAEALDGAVYAQESVFERVDVKISLFAEIDGVIGPGTIVGSSSSGIPASAFTEGLRCRERCLVAHPVNPPYLIPVVELVPAPWTRSETVAAVRALMEQVGQVPVEMSREIEGFILNRLQAVLLMEAWRLVEEGYASAEDIDRTVSHGLGMRWAFMGPFETIDLNAPGGVADYARRLGPLYQRIAASRPEHKVWGEALIAKVEAQRRETLPAGQLARRGEWRDRRLMALAIHKREIERQEAEDALAADEATR from the coding sequence ATGACCGGCCCGATCGCCATCGTCGGCTGCGGCCTGGTCGGCAGGGCCTGGGCCATCGTCTTCGCCCGTGCCGGCCGCGATGTCCGGCTGTTCGATTCCGTGCCGGGTGCCGCCGACGCGGCCCGCCGACAGATCGCGCGCGATCTGTCGAGCCTGGCCCGCCAGCGGCTGATGGACCGGCCCGAGACGGTTCTCGAGCGCATTGCGGTCGCGAAGAGCCTGGCGGAAGCCCTCGATGGCGCTGTCTACGCGCAGGAGAGCGTGTTCGAGCGCGTCGACGTCAAGATCTCGCTCTTTGCCGAGATCGACGGCGTCATCGGGCCGGGCACGATCGTCGGAAGCTCTTCCTCGGGCATCCCAGCCTCGGCCTTCACCGAGGGCCTGCGCTGCCGCGAACGTTGCCTCGTCGCGCACCCCGTCAATCCGCCCTATCTGATTCCGGTGGTCGAGCTGGTGCCGGCCCCCTGGACCAGGTCCGAGACCGTCGCGGCGGTGCGGGCGCTGATGGAACAGGTCGGCCAGGTCCCGGTCGAGATGAGCCGCGAGATCGAAGGCTTCATCCTCAACCGTCTCCAGGCCGTGCTGCTGATGGAAGCCTGGCGCCTGGTCGAGGAAGGTTATGCCTCGGCCGAGGATATCGATCGCACCGTGTCGCATGGCCTCGGCATGCGCTGGGCCTTCATGGGGCCGTTCGAGACCATCGACCTCAACGCGCCGGGCGGCGTCGCCGACTATGCAAGGCGCCTCGGCCCGCTCTACCAGCGCATCGCCGCCTCGCGGCCGGAGCACAAGGTCTGGGGCGAGGCCCTGATCGCCAAGGTCGAGGCGCAGCGGCGGGAGACGCTGCCGGCGGGCCAGCTCGCCCGGCGCGGCGAGTGGCGTGATCGCCGGCTGATGGCGCTCGCCATCCACAAGCGCGAGATCGAGCGGCAAGAGGCCGAGGACGCTCTTGCCGCAGACGAGGCGACCCGATGA